The Humulus lupulus chromosome 4, drHumLupu1.1, whole genome shotgun sequence genome has a window encoding:
- the LOC133832353 gene encoding uncharacterized protein LOC133832353 yields MAQTSNSNDQNIKEANAITTRSGKALEDPSIPTTTSKSPNVVSESLPSNAFAKVPFPQALRPAGKIPENRGEILEHLTQVKINLHLLHFIKQVPAYAKIIKDLCTVKRKHHVKKSAFLTEQGSAVIEQKTPPKYKDPSCPTISCHIGIHEFSQALLDLGASVNLMPYYVYSQLVLGEIKPTSVVLQLASHSIKKPRGIFEDVLVQVDKFYYPVEFLIMDTQYVVNMESKFPIILGRPFLATANALINCKNGLMKISFGNMTLETFLIDTLIPEEIQLQRNYDDLDELLSFSESSGFDESIKEISCYKDSQNERTKFWQPRFKELPSEREKPNPSAEEVPIVKLAQLPEGLKCVFLGDGDTFPIIISSKLDPSQEIKLIKLLQKLKSSLGWTIADIKGISPLIFSHRINLEDGAIPRRDPQRRLNPTTKEVVKNEVLKLLEADIIYPVAGSKWVSPTQVVPKNSGVTIVENEKGALVSTRSVTGWHMCIDYRKLNSATRVALGQQREGKPFVVYYERRTLNSAQINYSTTEKELLAVVFALDKF; encoded by the exons ATGGCTCAAACCTCAAATTCTAACGATCAAAACATTAAGGAGGCTAATGCCATCACAACTAGAAGTGGTAAAGCTTTGGAAGATCCATCAATACCAACTACTACTTCAAAATCTCCGAATGTTGTCTCTGAAAGTTTGCCATCCAATGCTTTTGCAAAAGTTCCATTTCCCCAGGCTCTAAGACCTGCTGGAAAAATTCCTGAAAATCGAGGagaaatccttgagcacttgacacaagtgaagataaATCTTCATTTGCTTCACTTCATCAAACAAGTGCCAGCCTATGctaaaatcatcaaggatctttgcACTGTAAAAAGGAAGCATCATGTCAAGAAGAGTGCTTTCTTGACTGAGCAAGGTAGTGCGGTAATTGAACAAAAGACACCGCCAAAATACAAAGATCCTAGTTGTCCCACCATTTCCTGTCATATTGGGATTCATGAATTCAGCCAAGCCTTGCTAGACTTAGGAGCGAGTGTCAATCTCATGCCTTATTATGTCTACTCGCAACTTGTTCTTGGTGAAATCAAGCCTACTTCTGTAGTCTTACAACTGGCTAGTCATTCTATTAAGAAGCCTCGGGGTATTTTTGAGGATGTTCTTGTTCAAGTTGACAAATTCTATTACCCCGTTGAGTTTCTCATTATGGATACTCAATATGTGGTTAACATGGAGTCAAAATTCCCTATCATACTTGGAAGACCTTTCCTTGCTACAGCTAATGCCCTTATTAACTGCAagaatggtctcatgaaaatatCTTTTGGGAATATGACTCTCGAG ACATTTCTGATTGACACGCTCATTCCTGAAGAGATTCAATTGCAAAGAAATTACGAtgatcttgatgaactcctctcTTTTTCTGAAAGTTCTGGTTTTGATGagtcaattaaagaaatttcttGTTACAAAGACTCACAAAATgaaagaacaaagttttggcaacctcgctttAAAGAGCTACCTAGTGAAAGGGAAAAGCCAAATCCTTCTGCTGAAGAGGTTCCCATTGTTAAGTTAGCCCAACTACCTGAGGGTTTAAAATGTGTCTTCTTGGGAGATGGTGATACATTTCCTATTATCATTTCGTCCAAACTTGATCCTTCACAAGAAATTAAGCTAATTAAGCTACTGCAAAAGCTTAAATCTTCATTAGGTTGGACGATTGCTGATATtaaaggtattagccctttaattttctcccatcgaatcaatctagAGGATGGGGCAATCCCTCGAAGAGATCCTCAAAGAAGACTGAACCCCACAACGAAAGAAGTTGTGAAAAATGAAGTGCTGAAACTTCTGGAAGCTGACATCATTTATCCAGTGGCTGGTAGCAAATGGGTTAGTCCAACTCAGGTAGTGCCCAAAAATTCGGGTGTAACtattgttgaaaatgagaaaggGGCCCTTGTCTCCACAAGAAGTGTGACGGGTTGGcacatgtgcattgactatcgaaAGTTGAATTCTGCCACAC GAGTTGCTTTGGGACAACAAAGGGAGGGGAAACCTTTTGTTGTCTACTATGAAAGGCGAACTCTTAATAGTGCTCAAATtaactattccactactgaaaaagagttgcttgcaGTTGTCTTTGCACTTGACAAATTCTGA